A genome region from Rhizobium favelukesii includes the following:
- a CDS encoding DNA/RNA non-specific endonuclease, producing the protein MARKATRGTRQSTGGISEEALRRHIRAKGADYLQDPNITSVGIGLKNGDGPICLQFTVGTKGDSAIEALGSRRIPEAIEVEGEMVPTDVLQRDYRPSFEIVAEEQVDLRRKRIDPIRPGVSIAHPAETAGTLGLIVFDRTTGAPCVLSNWHVLNGNAGKVGDTIVQPGPYDDNNVALNVAGTLLRSHLGAAGDCALARISQRGYDRSVYQLDVVPTRMARVALGDKVIKSGRTTAITRGIVRRVDVMAKINYGIPSGEQAIGCFEIGPDPQNLPADGEISKGGDSGSAWLIFDRGKATDIFAGLHFAGETDRRSDEHALACYPGSIQKKLDFVLEPTGAATDASAGMEVVVPRSGYDASFLGTAVPEPGLSTAQKRDAVNFERAQTIPYTHFSVCLSAKRRMARYVGWNIDGSRLVALPRRGFSVDPRIEAKYQLGDDLYVDNRVDRGHIARRADVCWGPVPEAEQANRDSFYFTNIAPQHERFNQSSRKGLWGELENLVFDQADLKDFKLSVFGGPVFGSEDIGYRNALIPRSFWKMIAYLGKDDSLRCAAFILSQEKLLDDLETLDLDPFRIYQVSLPELARKTELNFDAHSAADIIGHPELVTRPVGPESLVDTTKPVIEIRSQRDIRL; encoded by the coding sequence ATGGCACGCAAGGCGACGCGCGGAACACGGCAATCCACCGGGGGAATTTCCGAAGAGGCATTGCGCCGGCATATTCGTGCCAAAGGCGCCGATTATCTGCAGGACCCGAACATTACATCCGTGGGCATCGGACTGAAGAACGGAGACGGACCGATCTGCCTGCAATTCACGGTGGGCACGAAGGGTGACTCCGCAATCGAGGCACTTGGGAGCCGCCGCATTCCGGAAGCAATCGAGGTCGAGGGCGAGATGGTCCCCACCGATGTCCTGCAGCGCGACTATCGCCCTTCCTTCGAAATCGTTGCGGAGGAACAAGTTGATCTGCGCCGAAAGAGGATCGACCCGATCCGGCCGGGCGTCAGCATCGCTCATCCCGCCGAGACCGCCGGCACGCTCGGCCTGATCGTCTTCGACCGCACGACAGGTGCCCCTTGTGTGCTCTCCAACTGGCATGTCCTTAATGGCAACGCCGGAAAGGTTGGCGACACCATCGTGCAGCCTGGCCCCTACGACGACAACAACGTTGCGCTCAATGTCGCAGGCACGCTTCTGCGCAGCCATCTCGGCGCGGCTGGTGACTGCGCGCTTGCAAGGATCAGCCAACGTGGCTACGACCGCTCGGTCTATCAACTCGACGTCGTACCGACCCGAATGGCGCGCGTTGCACTTGGCGACAAAGTGATCAAATCGGGACGAACGACGGCGATCACGAGAGGCATCGTGCGCCGCGTCGACGTCATGGCGAAGATCAACTATGGGATTCCGTCCGGGGAGCAGGCGATCGGCTGCTTCGAAATCGGTCCCGATCCCCAGAACCTTCCCGCAGACGGAGAAATAAGCAAGGGCGGGGATTCAGGATCCGCTTGGCTCATCTTCGACAGGGGCAAGGCGACCGACATATTCGCCGGCCTTCACTTCGCCGGTGAAACCGACAGGAGGAGCGACGAGCACGCGCTCGCCTGCTATCCAGGCTCCATTCAGAAGAAGCTCGACTTCGTTCTCGAGCCAACGGGCGCGGCAACTGATGCGAGCGCGGGGATGGAAGTCGTTGTCCCCCGTAGTGGCTACGATGCGAGCTTCCTTGGAACAGCCGTTCCCGAGCCCGGCCTGTCTACGGCCCAGAAGCGTGATGCTGTCAATTTCGAGCGCGCTCAGACGATCCCATACACGCATTTTTCGGTCTGCCTCAGCGCAAAACGCCGAATGGCGCGCTATGTCGGCTGGAACATCGACGGATCCCGGTTGGTGGCACTCCCGCGCCGCGGATTTTCCGTCGATCCCAGGATCGAGGCCAAGTACCAGTTAGGCGACGATCTCTACGTCGACAACCGCGTCGACCGGGGCCATATCGCCAGGCGGGCGGACGTTTGCTGGGGACCGGTACCGGAGGCAGAGCAAGCCAACCGCGATTCATTCTACTTCACCAATATCGCTCCCCAGCACGAACGCTTCAATCAGTCCTCTCGAAAAGGGCTTTGGGGTGAACTGGAGAACCTCGTTTTCGATCAGGCAGACCTCAAGGACTTCAAGCTGTCGGTATTCGGCGGTCCAGTTTTCGGAAGCGAGGACATTGGGTATCGTAACGCACTGATCCCGCGCTCTTTCTGGAAGATGATCGCCTATCTCGGCAAAGACGATAGTTTGCGTTGCGCCGCATTCATCCTTTCTCAGGAAAAACTTCTGGACGATCTTGAAACCTTGGATCTCGATCCGTTCCGGATCTACCAGGTGTCGCTGCCCGAGCTCGCTAGGAAGACCGAGCTCAATTTCGATGCGCACTCGGCGGCTGACATCATTGGTCATCCGGAACTCGTGACACGGCCAGTCGGCCCGGAATCCCTGGTTGACACGACCAAGCCCGTGATCGAGATCCGCTCACAACGAGACATCCGCCTTTGA
- a CDS encoding DUF1643 domain-containing protein, whose protein sequence is MQTDLLGPSVHKSAVISDCRCYRYELRRIWDARKRLLVVCMLNPSTADDETDDPTLHELIYFAKLWGYGGLSVVNLNALRAAHPGEMMAQTACVGPKNSEFIEAAFAFACHQGTPLLVAWGNGGDHLGRDEWFIARARLHAVALICLGKNRDGSPKHPMSRGRHRIPRDQQPIMFRDALP, encoded by the coding sequence ATGCAGACCGATCTTCTTGGACCTTCCGTACACAAGAGCGCCGTCATCTCCGACTGCAGGTGCTACCGCTATGAGCTGCGCCGCATCTGGGATGCTCGAAAGCGCCTCCTGGTCGTCTGCATGCTCAATCCGTCCACCGCCGACGACGAGACGGACGATCCGACACTGCACGAACTGATCTACTTCGCGAAGCTCTGGGGCTATGGCGGTCTGAGCGTCGTCAACCTCAATGCTCTCCGCGCCGCGCATCCTGGCGAGATGATGGCGCAGACCGCGTGCGTCGGCCCGAAGAATAGCGAATTCATTGAGGCCGCATTCGCCTTTGCCTGCCATCAGGGTACGCCGTTACTCGTCGCGTGGGGCAATGGCGGCGACCACCTCGGTCGCGACGAATGGTTCATTGCGCGCGCCCGCCTTCACGCCGTCGCCCTGATCTGCCTCGGCAAGAACAGGGACGGCTCGCCCAAGCACCCGATGTCACGTGGCCGGCACCGCATTCCGCGCGACCAGCAGCCCATCATGTTTCGCGATGCGCTACCGTAG
- a CDS encoding PBP1A family penicillin-binding protein, translating to MEETTTASGSSPESEAPNDPLSNEKPHAGFDRAAFARTGTALAELGRALRGDLAAASRLAAKKLRALGSQALSRLRDIDFQAAKIRAAETAGRSAAVWSRVWLWRLRSTDQRAVGEKRSRWRQFGLRTVATAGVACLVLLAVLFSWALSDVPWEQIADGSLKPVVLLETADGKPLVRQGPIQGPFAAREEFPRYLIDAVLTREDRRFYEHSGIDLKGILRALFRNIRAGEVVQGGSTITQQLIKILYLEQDRTWKRKIQEAVIAFWLEKKLGKDEILTRYLNNIYLGAGATGVPAAARIYFDKEVRDLDLGESAMLVGIIRAPSQLNPISNPQGARRQASLVLDAMVERGKTTAEQAKVAVAELADLHPIKPAARSGGWFSDWVMQEARELAGPYRGTIKIRTTMVPRLQVIAEKVVAEALKQEGAAAGASQAALVAMTPEGGVVAMVGGRDYAKSPFNRATTAMRQPGSAFKLFVYYAALKAGLTPGDWIEDAPIELNGWSPENYGGGYHGRVTIAEAFARSLNAATVALAMEIGIDQVIAAARELGIDSKLAQTPSLALGSSEVNLLDLTSAYASIRAGMAPVEPWGVVSFHADGQPRAFRVGPPKRPSTDLRQFQPDMIGLLRLVVERGTGREADFGAFAAGKTGTSQNHRDAWFVGFTESLVVGVWVGNDDETPMNEVTGGKLPARIWRNFMRAATAVHDGGALYSEPDVAADSSSDDSGQASVTCNFRDCAGAYRSFRPADCTFQPYRGPRRLCEK from the coding sequence ATGGAGGAGACCACAACCGCATCGGGCAGCAGTCCCGAGAGCGAAGCGCCCAACGACCCTCTGTCCAACGAGAAGCCACATGCCGGGTTCGATCGTGCGGCGTTCGCGCGGACGGGAACAGCGCTTGCCGAACTTGGCCGAGCACTGCGGGGCGACTTGGCTGCCGCGTCGCGTCTGGCGGCCAAAAAGCTCCGAGCACTCGGCAGCCAGGCCCTGTCGCGGCTACGGGACATTGATTTTCAAGCCGCGAAGATTAGAGCCGCCGAGACCGCGGGGCGCTCTGCGGCAGTTTGGTCGCGGGTGTGGCTTTGGCGTTTGCGCTCGACTGATCAGCGAGCTGTCGGAGAGAAGCGGTCCCGCTGGCGGCAGTTTGGGTTGCGGACCGTTGCGACAGCAGGTGTCGCATGTCTTGTGCTCCTCGCTGTCCTCTTTTCTTGGGCACTAAGCGACGTGCCGTGGGAACAAATTGCGGATGGCTCGCTCAAGCCGGTAGTGTTGCTCGAAACGGCAGATGGCAAACCGCTGGTAAGACAGGGGCCGATCCAGGGACCCTTTGCGGCGAGAGAAGAATTTCCCCGCTATCTAATCGATGCGGTGCTCACCCGTGAGGATCGGCGATTTTACGAGCATTCAGGCATCGATCTCAAGGGCATTCTTCGCGCTCTGTTTAGGAACATCCGCGCCGGCGAGGTCGTCCAGGGCGGCAGCACAATCACCCAGCAGCTTATAAAAATTCTTTATCTCGAGCAGGACCGTACCTGGAAGCGGAAAATCCAGGAGGCGGTGATCGCATTCTGGCTAGAAAAGAAGCTAGGCAAGGACGAAATTCTTACGCGATATCTCAACAATATCTATCTCGGCGCAGGTGCAACCGGCGTTCCGGCGGCGGCCCGCATCTATTTCGACAAGGAGGTGCGCGACCTAGATCTCGGCGAATCCGCGATGCTTGTAGGCATCATTCGAGCGCCATCACAGCTCAATCCAATCAGCAATCCACAGGGCGCTCGTCGACAGGCAAGCCTTGTGCTCGACGCCATGGTCGAACGCGGCAAGACCACCGCCGAGCAGGCAAAGGTTGCGGTTGCAGAGTTGGCTGACCTTCATCCGATCAAGCCCGCGGCAAGGTCGGGAGGTTGGTTTTCGGACTGGGTGATGCAGGAGGCGCGCGAGCTTGCCGGCCCGTATCGAGGCACGATAAAAATCAGAACCACGATGGTGCCGCGGCTGCAGGTAATTGCCGAAAAGGTAGTCGCCGAAGCGCTCAAGCAGGAAGGTGCGGCAGCGGGCGCATCGCAAGCTGCCTTGGTTGCAATGACGCCTGAAGGCGGCGTGGTTGCCATGGTTGGCGGGCGCGACTACGCCAAGAGTCCGTTCAATCGCGCGACGACAGCGATGCGGCAACCCGGCTCAGCCTTCAAGTTGTTCGTCTACTATGCCGCGCTGAAGGCAGGCCTCACGCCTGGCGACTGGATCGAGGATGCCCCGATTGAGCTTAACGGATGGTCTCCCGAAAACTACGGCGGAGGCTATCACGGACGCGTTACCATTGCGGAGGCATTCGCACGGTCGTTGAACGCGGCGACGGTGGCGCTTGCAATGGAGATCGGGATCGACCAGGTTATTGCTGCGGCGCGGGAATTAGGAATCGATTCAAAGCTGGCGCAGACGCCAAGCTTGGCGCTCGGCTCCTCGGAAGTAAACCTGCTCGACCTTACCAGCGCCTATGCATCTATTAGAGCAGGCATGGCACCGGTGGAGCCGTGGGGAGTTGTCTCCTTTCATGCCGACGGCCAGCCGCGCGCCTTCCGCGTCGGGCCGCCCAAGCGGCCCTCGACAGATCTTCGCCAGTTTCAGCCGGACATGATTGGCCTGCTGAGGCTGGTTGTCGAACGAGGGACGGGTCGCGAAGCTGATTTCGGAGCCTTTGCGGCCGGCAAGACCGGGACTAGCCAGAACCATCGCGACGCCTGGTTTGTCGGCTTCACGGAGTCACTGGTGGTGGGAGTATGGGTCGGCAATGACGACGAGACGCCGATGAACGAGGTGACGGGTGGCAAGCTGCCGGCCAGGATCTGGCGGAATTTTATGCGCGCTGCCACCGCCGTGCATGACGGCGGTGCGCTCTACAGTGAGCCCGACGTCGCTGCGGATAGTTCCTCCGACGATAGCGGTCAAGCATCGGTCACCTGCAATTTTCGAGACTGCGCGGGTGCTTATCGCTCGTTCCGCCCCGCCGACTGTACGTTTCAACCCTACCGTGGGCCGCGTAGGCTGTGTGAGAAATAA
- a CDS encoding IS701 family transposase, giving the protein MSEQHDCSREPGDAVPHILRKWLSPFRFWFTAPSWEHLLVLVMGALLSPGKRTVTACLRITGRAEVSNFAAYHQLLNRARWNPRTLAARLLSIIVARLVPEGPVVIGMDDTIERRWGQRIAARGIYRDPVRSSHGHFVKASGLRWLSFMVLSPVPWAKCIKALPVLTILCPSERHDQKKGRKHKLLTDWARQGVLQLCRWLPGREIIFVGDSSFAVHTLAAALPDTATLITRLRLDASLFAPPDQRHEHTLGRPAQKGRPLPKLKTLLKDAKTEWQRIVASSWYGKQTDKTLDVTSGTGLWYRRGTPPRPIRWVLVRDPSGRREPQAFMSTNVNLEPAQIIAYFVRRWQIEVTFAETRAHLGVETQRQWNDKAIMRTTPSLLALYSLVTLWACDLLGHGVLPYAAAWYKKTEFTFSDAIGAVRMILWDQDIYRQHPPDPDIPETQPSRLKRMTQALCFAA; this is encoded by the coding sequence ATGAGCGAACAACATGATTGTAGCCGTGAGCCGGGAGACGCGGTCCCCCACATCCTTCGCAAATGGCTGTCGCCGTTTCGTTTCTGGTTTACCGCGCCAAGCTGGGAGCATCTGCTGGTCCTGGTGATGGGTGCGCTCCTTTCGCCTGGCAAGCGAACGGTGACGGCCTGCCTGCGCATCACCGGACGCGCGGAGGTAAGTAATTTTGCCGCCTATCATCAACTCCTCAACCGAGCCCGCTGGAACCCTCGCACGTTGGCGGCCCGTCTGCTGTCCATCATTGTTGCCCGGCTCGTGCCCGAGGGCCCTGTCGTGATTGGCATGGATGATACAATCGAACGGCGTTGGGGCCAACGCATCGCCGCGCGTGGAATTTATCGTGACCCGGTGCGCTCCAGCCATGGCCACTTTGTCAAAGCCAGCGGCTTGAGATGGTTGAGCTTCATGGTTCTTTCACCTGTCCCATGGGCAAAATGTATTAAAGCCCTGCCGGTGCTGACGATCCTGTGTCCCTCTGAGCGCCATGATCAGAAGAAGGGCCGAAAGCACAAGCTGCTGACTGATTGGGCAAGGCAAGGCGTCTTGCAGCTTTGCCGCTGGCTGCCGGGCCGCGAAATCATCTTTGTCGGCGATAGCAGCTTTGCCGTTCATACACTGGCTGCGGCTCTTCCCGACACGGCCACTCTCATCACGCGGTTGCGTCTGGATGCCAGTCTCTTTGCTCCACCAGATCAACGGCACGAACATACGCTCGGGCGACCGGCGCAAAAAGGCAGGCCATTGCCGAAACTGAAAACGCTCCTCAAAGACGCAAAGACCGAGTGGCAGCGCATCGTCGCATCGTCCTGGTACGGCAAGCAAACCGACAAAACCCTTGATGTCACATCAGGAACCGGCCTCTGGTATCGGCGTGGAACGCCCCCAAGACCAATTCGCTGGGTTCTCGTTCGCGATCCATCAGGCCGTCGTGAACCCCAGGCGTTCATGAGCACCAACGTCAACCTTGAGCCCGCTCAGATCATTGCCTATTTCGTTCGGCGCTGGCAGATCGAGGTCACCTTCGCCGAAACGCGAGCGCATCTTGGCGTGGAAACCCAACGGCAGTGGAACGACAAAGCCATCATGCGCACGACCCCGTCGCTGCTGGCGCTCTACAGCCTCGTCACACTCTGGGCATGCGATCTGCTCGGTCATGGCGTCCTTCCCTATGCCGCCGCCTGGTACAAGAAAACAGAGTTCACCTTCTCCGATGCCATCGGTGCGGTTCGCATGATCCTGTGGGATCAGGATATTTATCGACAGCACCCGCCAGACCCGGACATTCCTGAAACTCAACCAAGCCGCCTCAAGCGGATGACACAAGCACTTTGCTTCGCTGCATAA
- a CDS encoding inorganic phosphate transporter — protein sequence MEATLAFPLLAGLIAVALFFDFLNGLHDAANSIATIVSTRVLRPQYAVLWAAFFNFIAFLFFGLHVAETLGTGIIDPGIVTPQVIFAALMGAIVWNIVTWMFGIPSSSSHALVGGLVGSGLAKTGTSAIVWSGLLKTAGAIVLSPLLGFVLALFLVLCVTWIFLRQTPFFVDSTFRVLQFVSASLYSLGHGGNDAQKTMGIIAVLLYSQGYGGGEFHVPFWVVLSCQSAMALGTLFGGWRIVHTMGSKITRLNPMQGFCAETGGALTLFAATWLGIPVSTTHTITGAIIGVGAARRLSAVRWGLAGNIVVAWVITLPATAAIAALTYQIVNSIG from the coding sequence ATGGAGGCCACCCTCGCATTCCCGCTTCTTGCGGGCCTTATCGCGGTCGCGTTGTTTTTCGATTTTTTGAACGGACTGCACGATGCCGCCAACTCGATTGCCACCATCGTCTCGACCCGGGTCTTGCGGCCGCAATATGCGGTATTGTGGGCCGCCTTCTTCAATTTCATCGCCTTCCTGTTCTTCGGCCTGCATGTGGCAGAAACACTGGGCACCGGTATCATCGATCCAGGTATCGTCACGCCGCAAGTCATCTTCGCCGCGCTGATGGGCGCCATCGTCTGGAATATCGTCACCTGGATGTTCGGCATACCGTCGAGTTCCTCGCATGCGCTGGTCGGTGGCCTGGTCGGTTCCGGGTTGGCCAAAACCGGTACGAGCGCCATTGTATGGTCGGGGTTATTGAAAACGGCCGGCGCTATCGTGCTATCTCCGCTTCTGGGCTTCGTTCTGGCGCTTTTCCTTGTCCTGTGCGTGACATGGATCTTCCTCCGGCAGACGCCCTTTTTCGTCGACAGCACATTTCGCGTCCTGCAGTTTGTCTCCGCTTCCCTCTATTCGCTCGGCCATGGTGGTAACGACGCCCAGAAGACAATGGGGATCATCGCCGTGCTTCTCTACTCACAGGGTTACGGCGGAGGGGAATTCCACGTGCCTTTCTGGGTCGTCCTGTCCTGCCAATCCGCAATGGCGCTCGGAACATTGTTCGGCGGCTGGCGGATCGTTCATACGATGGGCTCCAAGATCACACGGCTGAATCCAATGCAGGGCTTCTGCGCGGAGACAGGTGGCGCGCTGACGTTGTTTGCCGCGACATGGCTCGGTATCCCCGTCTCGACGACCCATACGATCACAGGTGCAATCATCGGCGTCGGCGCCGCACGGCGCCTTTCCGCGGTACGGTGGGGATTGGCGGGCAACATCGTCGTCGCGTGGGTGATAACTCTGCCCGCTACTGCGGCCATTGCGGCACTAACCTATCAGATCGTGAACAGTATCGGGTGA
- a CDS encoding DUF47 domain-containing protein yields the protein MVKWFRKLMPREDRFFDLFARHSRTTVSAAEALNALLAGKDTQQHCERIIALEDEADDITREVLLAVRKSFITPFDRGDIKDLIMSMDDAIDMMHKTVKTIRLFEQTSFDPGMQEMGGVIVQAAKLVAEAIPLLDRMAANAQHLGVLTEEVVKVEGRSDELHDQGLKDLFRRHGATNPMAYIIGSEIYGELEKVVDRFEDVANEINGIVIENV from the coding sequence ATAGTGAAATGGTTTCGTAAACTGATGCCGCGAGAAGATCGGTTCTTTGATCTCTTTGCGAGGCATTCGCGCACAACGGTCAGCGCGGCAGAAGCGCTGAACGCCTTGCTTGCCGGAAAGGATACGCAACAGCATTGTGAACGCATCATCGCGCTCGAAGACGAGGCGGACGACATTACGCGCGAGGTACTGCTCGCAGTCCGGAAAAGTTTCATAACGCCATTCGACCGGGGAGATATCAAGGATCTCATCATGTCGATGGACGACGCCATCGACATGATGCACAAGACGGTCAAGACCATCCGATTGTTCGAACAGACCAGTTTCGATCCCGGCATGCAGGAGATGGGCGGCGTCATCGTTCAGGCCGCCAAGCTCGTGGCCGAAGCAATTCCCCTTCTGGATCGCATGGCCGCCAATGCGCAGCACCTCGGCGTCCTGACCGAAGAGGTGGTAAAGGTTGAAGGTCGTTCCGATGAACTGCACGACCAAGGCCTGAAGGATCTGTTTCGCCGCCACGGCGCGACAAACCCGATGGCCTACATTATCGGCAGCGAGATCTATGGCGAGTTGGAGAAGGTCGTCGACCGCTTCGAAGACGTCGCCAATGAAATCAACGGCATCGTGATCGAGAACGTCTGA
- a CDS encoding NUDIX hydrolase yields MPKKKNKTYLGQLAEAADKLFHGQAVDQYAAICYRRRPDSQAIEVLLITSRETGRWVIPKGWAMDKRLPHQVAEREAWEEAGVKGKAKKKPFGYYTYLKTLDTGGKVPSIVQVHLVEVVALQTEFKEKGQRSIAWFPPHEAATHVREPELKGLLGKVESLLGRQATGGTVDRKAS; encoded by the coding sequence ATGCCTAAGAAGAAGAATAAAACCTATCTCGGGCAACTGGCGGAAGCGGCAGACAAGCTGTTTCATGGCCAGGCGGTCGATCAGTACGCCGCCATTTGCTACAGACGGCGGCCGGATAGCCAGGCGATCGAGGTTCTGTTGATCACGTCGCGTGAGACCGGTCGCTGGGTTATTCCGAAGGGCTGGGCCATGGACAAGCGGCTGCCGCATCAGGTTGCTGAGCGGGAGGCTTGGGAAGAGGCTGGTGTTAAGGGCAAGGCGAAGAAGAAGCCATTTGGTTATTACACGTACCTGAAGACGCTGGACACTGGTGGCAAGGTCCCCTCGATCGTGCAGGTCCACTTGGTCGAAGTCGTTGCACTGCAGACGGAGTTTAAGGAGAAAGGCCAGAGGTCGATTGCCTGGTTCCCGCCTCATGAGGCGGCGACGCACGTTCGGGAACCGGAACTCAAGGGACTGTTGGGAAAGGTCGAGAGCTTATTGGGGCGTCAGGCAACCGGTGGAACGGTGGATCGTAAAGCAAGCTGA
- the mctP gene encoding monocarboxylate uptake permease MctP, with the protein MTTEINGTALAVFIFFFVLVTVMGFVASRWRKPKTLAHIDEWGLGGRSFGTWITWFLVGGDFYTAYTVIAVPALVYTVGAYGFFALPYTIVVYPFVFMVMPVLWKRARDFGYVTAGDVVHGQYGSRGLELAVAATGVIATMPYIALQLVGMTAALKALGLHGEVPLAIAFIVLALYTYSAGLRAPALIAFVKDIMIYIVVIAAVALIPSKLGGYANVFAAADAAFQAKGSGSLLLAPNQYVAYATLALGSALAAFMYPHTLTGVFAANSGNTIRKNAVLLPAYTLLLGLLALLGYMGHAAGLKLDSANDVVPALFQTLFPSWFAGFAFSAIAIGALVPAAVMSIGAANLFTRNFWKAYVNPQVTDAGEAKVAKVTSLVVKVGALLVIIFLPTQFALDLQLLGGIWVLQTLPALVFGLYTNWFRAPGLLAGWFVGFFGGTFLVWDAGWKPLHMVSIGDTSFTMYTGLLALAANIVVAAAVNSLLAKRASPLAQQ; encoded by the coding sequence ATGACGACTGAGATCAACGGCACGGCGCTCGCCGTCTTCATCTTCTTCTTCGTGCTCGTCACGGTCATGGGCTTCGTCGCCTCCCGCTGGCGCAAGCCCAAAACGCTTGCCCATATCGACGAATGGGGTCTTGGCGGCCGCAGCTTTGGCACCTGGATCACCTGGTTTCTTGTCGGCGGCGACTTCTACACCGCTTATACGGTCATCGCCGTCCCGGCGCTGGTCTATACCGTCGGCGCTTACGGCTTCTTTGCGCTGCCTTACACCATCGTCGTCTATCCCTTCGTCTTCATGGTCATGCCTGTGCTGTGGAAACGGGCGAGGGATTTCGGCTACGTGACCGCAGGTGATGTGGTTCACGGCCAGTATGGTTCGCGCGGGCTGGAGCTGGCCGTCGCTGCAACCGGTGTGATCGCCACGATGCCCTATATCGCCTTGCAGCTGGTCGGCATGACCGCAGCGCTCAAGGCGCTCGGTCTGCACGGCGAGGTGCCGCTGGCGATCGCCTTCATCGTGCTTGCGCTCTATACCTATTCGGCAGGCCTGCGGGCGCCGGCGCTGATCGCCTTCGTCAAGGACATCATGATCTACATCGTCGTGATCGCCGCCGTGGCGCTCATTCCCTCGAAGCTCGGTGGTTATGCCAATGTCTTTGCCGCCGCCGATGCGGCGTTCCAGGCGAAGGGCTCCGGCAGCCTGCTCCTGGCACCCAACCAGTATGTCGCCTACGCGACGCTGGCGCTCGGTTCGGCGCTTGCGGCCTTCATGTATCCCCATACGCTGACCGGCGTCTTCGCCGCCAACAGCGGCAACACGATCCGCAAGAACGCAGTGCTGCTGCCGGCCTATACTTTGCTGCTCGGCCTTCTGGCGCTGCTCGGCTACATGGGACACGCCGCCGGCTTGAAGCTCGACAGCGCCAACGACGTCGTTCCGGCACTCTTCCAGACGCTGTTTCCCAGCTGGTTTGCGGGCTTTGCTTTCTCGGCGATTGCCATCGGCGCGCTGGTACCGGCGGCAGTGATGAGCATTGGGGCGGCCAACCTCTTCACCCGCAATTTCTGGAAGGCCTATGTCAATCCGCAGGTGACGGATGCCGGTGAAGCCAAGGTCGCGAAGGTGACGTCGCTCGTCGTCAAGGTCGGCGCGCTTCTCGTCATCATCTTCCTGCCGACGCAGTTTGCGCTCGACCTTCAGCTTCTCGGGGGCATCTGGGTCCTGCAGACGCTTCCGGCGCTGGTCTTCGGCCTCTACACCAACTGGTTCCGTGCGCCGGGCCTGCTCGCAGGGTGGTTCGTGGGTTTCTTCGGCGGCACGTTCCTGGTCTGGGATGCCGGTTGGAAGCCGCTCCATATGGTTTCCATCGGCGACACGAGTTTCACGATGTACACCGGGCTTCTCGCTCTCGCTGCAAACATCGTGGTAGCCGCTGCTGTGAACAGCCTACTGGCGAAACGTGCGAGCCCCCTGGCCCAGCAATAA
- a CDS encoding DUF3311 domain-containing protein, with protein MNTNSTRRAALWLLIVPYIGLLWVPFYNFHDPVIFGFPFFYWYQLAWVPITAFLTWIAYRSTRHDD; from the coding sequence GTGAATACAAACTCCACCAGGAGAGCGGCGCTCTGGCTGCTCATCGTTCCATATATCGGGCTCCTCTGGGTTCCCTTCTATAACTTTCACGACCCGGTTATCTTCGGCTTCCCCTTCTTCTACTGGTACCAGCTCGCCTGGGTGCCGATCACAGCTTTCCTGACCTGGATCGCCTACCGGAGCACGCGCCATGACGACTGA